From Thermomonas sp. XSG, one genomic window encodes:
- a CDS encoding phosphoadenylyl-sulfate reductase produces the protein MHLLDPATLPAAELDAINRDLERMGAQARIAWALQHLPGTHALSTSFGVQSAVTLHLLTQARPDIPVLLVDTGYLFPETYRYADQLVELLGLDLRVYRPGIGIAWMEARFGRLWEAGSDGLRRYNQLRKVEPMQRALRELEVGCWHAGLRRGQSNSRSGIEVLQVKDGRFKFHPIADWTDIDVGAYMLLHDLPEHPLVQQGYVSVGDVHTTAPLRPGMDAAQTRFFGLRRECGLHFDESASSAA, from the coding sequence ATGCACCTCCTAGACCCTGCCACCCTTCCTGCCGCCGAACTCGATGCGATCAACCGCGACCTGGAGCGGATGGGCGCGCAGGCGCGCATCGCCTGGGCGCTGCAACACCTGCCCGGCACGCACGCACTGTCGACCAGCTTCGGCGTGCAGTCGGCGGTCACCCTGCATCTGCTGACGCAGGCGCGTCCGGACATCCCGGTACTCCTGGTCGATACCGGCTACCTGTTCCCGGAGACCTACCGCTATGCCGACCAGCTGGTCGAGCTGCTCGGGCTGGACCTGCGGGTATACCGGCCCGGCATCGGCATCGCCTGGATGGAGGCGCGCTTCGGTCGCCTGTGGGAAGCCGGCAGCGACGGCCTGCGCCGCTACAACCAGCTGCGCAAGGTCGAGCCGATGCAGCGGGCGCTGCGCGAACTGGAGGTGGGCTGCTGGCACGCCGGCCTGCGGCGTGGCCAGTCCAACAGCCGCAGTGGCATAGAAGTGCTGCAGGTGAAGGACGGACGCTTCAAGTTCCACCCCATCGCCGACTGGACCGACATCGATGTGGGCGCCTACATGCTGTTGCATGACCTGCCGGAACACCCGCTGGTCCAGCAGGGCTATGTCTCGGTGGGCGATGTCCACACCACCGCGCCGCTGCGCCCGGGGATGGACGCCGCGCAGACCCGCTTCTTCGGGCTGCGCCGCGAGTGCGGCCTGCATTTCGACGAGTCCGCTTCGTCGGCGGCCTAG
- a CDS encoding LysR family transcriptional regulator, which yields MTLTQLRYLVAIADSGFNITQAAEKVHATQPGLSKQLKQLEDELGFQLFLRKGRSLEGVAPAGVKVIEHARRILVEAANIRSYAANERGEYSGRLLLATTHTQARYVLPKVIAELTRRYPKVSVDLFAAGDAEVLDKLGEADFGLISTAGSPPPTSGMAVPLFRWQRVLLVQKTHPLASLGRPPSLAELARHPLISYESSTLPESSLQRAFAAIGVAPSIAMTARDANLIKTYVRTGMGAGLLAEMAVGGREDDDLRVIGAPPELPECITWAVVPRGRVLREYALALLHGLAPQIDPRDLRRILEGNLAPDWPLPPRWKA from the coding sequence ATGACCCTGACCCAGCTCCGCTACCTCGTCGCCATTGCCGATTCCGGGTTCAACATCACCCAGGCGGCGGAGAAGGTGCACGCCACCCAGCCCGGTTTGTCCAAGCAGCTCAAGCAGCTGGAGGACGAGTTGGGCTTCCAGCTGTTCCTGCGCAAGGGCCGCAGCCTGGAAGGCGTGGCGCCGGCCGGGGTAAAGGTGATCGAGCACGCGCGCAGGATCCTGGTCGAGGCCGCCAACATCCGCAGCTACGCCGCCAACGAGCGCGGCGAATACAGCGGCCGCCTGCTGCTGGCCACCACCCATACCCAGGCGCGCTACGTGCTGCCGAAGGTCATCGCGGAGCTGACCCGGCGCTACCCCAAGGTCAGCGTCGATCTGTTCGCGGCCGGGGATGCGGAGGTGCTGGACAAGCTGGGCGAGGCCGATTTCGGCCTGATCAGCACCGCCGGCAGCCCGCCGCCGACCAGCGGCATGGCGGTGCCCCTGTTCCGCTGGCAGCGCGTGCTGCTGGTGCAGAAGACGCATCCGCTGGCCAGCCTGGGGCGGCCGCCGTCGCTGGCCGAGCTGGCGCGGCATCCGCTGATTTCCTACGAGTCCTCGACCCTGCCGGAATCGTCGCTGCAGCGCGCCTTCGCGGCCATCGGGGTGGCGCCGTCGATCGCGATGACGGCGCGCGATGCCAACCTCATCAAGACCTATGTGCGCACCGGCATGGGCGCGGGCCTGCTGGCCGAGATGGCGGTGGGCGGACGCGAAGACGACGACCTGCGGGTGATCGGGGCGCCGCCGGAGCTGCCCGAGTGCATCACCTGGGCGGTGGTGCCGCGCGGCCGCGTGCTGCGCGAATACGCGCTGGCGCTGCTGCACGGGCTGGCGCCGCAGATCGACCCGCGCGACCTGCGCCGCATCCTCGAGGGCAACCTCGCCCCCGACTGGCCGCTGCCCCCGCGCTGGAAGGCCTGA
- the cysG gene encoding siroheme synthase CysG produces MSQPGAALFPLFLDLRGRRVLVVGGGEVAARKVAALLDSGAAVVMVAPAITPALAALAQANRLAHIPTAFAPEQLDGSWLVIAATDDDAVNRAVAAAAHARRLFINVVDDAELASAQLPARVQRGPLQVAISSGGASPMLARHLREQLETRLDEALGQLAGLLGELRGRIRMQLADLGQRRAFFERVLAGPAQSLLRRGDAVAARRAVEAELASRRASSAGRVALVGAGPGDPGLLTLRALRLLNEADVILHDRLVSDGVLALARRDAQRIDVGKHVGGDHDATQQHIHALLIEHASAGRRVVRLKGGDPFVFGRGGEELEALRDAGIDFEVVPGITAATACAAYAGIPLTHRTHAQSLHLLTAQARDGDADHDWPALAKPRQTLVFYMGVQGLARLRDNLLTHGRAASTPVALVENGSRPQQRVIAGTLAQLPELAAAHAVRAPALLVVGEVAALATRLHWFGAPPLGGEHQRCPPDALARAA; encoded by the coding sequence ATGTCCCAACCCGGCGCCGCGCTGTTCCCCCTGTTCCTCGACCTGCGCGGCCGCCGCGTGCTGGTGGTGGGCGGCGGCGAGGTGGCCGCGCGCAAGGTGGCGGCGCTGCTGGACAGTGGCGCCGCAGTCGTCATGGTGGCCCCCGCCATCACCCCGGCACTGGCAGCGCTGGCACAGGCGAATCGATTGGCGCACATTCCGACTGCGTTCGCGCCCGAACAGCTCGACGGCAGCTGGCTGGTGATCGCCGCCACCGATGACGACGCGGTCAACCGCGCGGTGGCCGCCGCGGCGCACGCCCGCCGTCTGTTCATCAATGTGGTGGACGATGCCGAACTCGCCAGCGCCCAGCTGCCCGCGCGCGTGCAGCGCGGCCCGCTGCAGGTGGCGATCTCCAGCGGCGGCGCCTCGCCGATGCTGGCGCGGCACCTGCGCGAGCAGCTGGAGACCCGCCTCGACGAAGCGCTGGGCCAGCTTGCCGGGCTGCTGGGCGAACTGCGCGGGCGCATCCGCATGCAACTGGCCGACCTGGGCCAGCGCCGCGCCTTCTTCGAACGCGTGCTGGCCGGCCCGGCGCAGTCGCTGCTGCGTCGTGGCGATGCAGTGGCGGCGCGCCGCGCGGTGGAAGCGGAGCTGGCGTCGCGGCGGGCATCGTCCGCCGGCCGCGTCGCACTGGTCGGCGCCGGCCCGGGCGATCCCGGCCTGCTCACCCTGCGCGCGCTGCGCCTGCTCAACGAGGCCGACGTGATCCTGCACGACCGGCTGGTCAGCGATGGCGTGCTCGCGCTGGCACGCCGCGACGCGCAGCGCATCGATGTCGGCAAGCACGTCGGCGGCGACCACGACGCCACCCAGCAGCACATCCACGCCCTGCTCATCGAGCATGCCAGCGCCGGACGCCGGGTGGTGCGACTGAAGGGCGGCGACCCGTTCGTGTTCGGCCGCGGCGGCGAAGAACTCGAAGCGCTGCGCGACGCCGGCATCGATTTCGAAGTGGTCCCGGGCATCACCGCCGCGACCGCCTGCGCCGCCTACGCCGGCATCCCGCTGACCCATCGCACGCATGCGCAATCGCTGCACCTGCTCACCGCGCAGGCCCGCGACGGCGACGCCGACCACGACTGGCCCGCGCTGGCCAAACCTCGCCAGACCCTGGTGTTCTACATGGGCGTGCAGGGCCTGGCCCGCCTGCGCGACAACCTGCTAACGCATGGCCGCGCAGCATCCACCCCGGTGGCGCTGGTGGAGAACGGCAGCCGCCCGCAGCAGCGGGTGATTGCCGGCACGCTGGCGCAACTGCCGGAACTGGCCGCGGCGCATGCCGTGCGCGCGCCGGCGCTGCTGGTGGTGGGCGAAGTGGCCGCGCTGGCCACGCGCCTGCACTGGTTCGGCGCCCCGCCGCTGGGCGGCGAACACCAGCGATGTCCGCCCGACGCCCTGGCCCGCGCCGCCTGA
- the cysK gene encoding cysteine synthase A — protein MTIYNSILDAVGNTPIIRLNRIAPKHATVYVKAESFNPGGSVKDRLALGIILDAERRGLLKPGDTIVEATSGNTGIALAMIAAARGYRFVAVMTETFSIERRKAMRAYGAKVILTPAAARGTGMVQKARELAEKHGWFWASQFTNPANPAYHRQTTAAEILRDFAGKRLDVFVSGWGSGGTLTGVGEVLKLARPDTRIVATEPAGAALLKGDAWAPHKIQGWTPDFVPEVINRNAFDELRTVTDEDAIATSRRLAAEEGIFVGISAGATAATALQLAETAPEGSVLLAMLPDTGERYFSSPLFADINEGSDDEWLASLG, from the coding sequence ATGACCATCTACAACAGCATCCTCGACGCCGTCGGCAACACCCCGATCATCCGCCTCAACCGCATCGCACCGAAGCACGCGACGGTGTATGTCAAAGCGGAATCGTTCAATCCCGGCGGCTCGGTCAAGGACCGGCTGGCGCTGGGGATCATCCTCGACGCCGAGCGCCGCGGCCTGCTCAAGCCCGGTGACACCATCGTCGAAGCCACCTCCGGCAACACCGGCATCGCGCTGGCGATGATCGCCGCGGCGCGCGGCTACAGGTTCGTGGCGGTGATGACGGAAACCTTCTCGATTGAACGCCGCAAGGCGATGCGCGCCTACGGCGCCAAGGTCATCCTGACCCCTGCCGCGGCACGCGGCACCGGCATGGTCCAGAAGGCCAGGGAACTGGCGGAAAAACACGGCTGGTTCTGGGCCAGCCAGTTCACCAACCCGGCCAACCCCGCCTACCACCGCCAGACCACCGCGGCGGAAATCCTGCGCGACTTCGCCGGCAAGCGGCTGGACGTCTTCGTCAGCGGCTGGGGCAGCGGCGGCACCCTCACCGGCGTGGGCGAAGTGCTCAAACTGGCGCGCCCGGACACCCGCATTGTCGCCACCGAACCGGCCGGCGCCGCCCTGCTCAAGGGCGATGCGTGGGCGCCGCACAAGATCCAGGGCTGGACGCCGGACTTCGTGCCCGAGGTCATCAACCGCAACGCCTTCGACGAACTGCGCACGGTCACCGACGAGGACGCCATCGCCACCTCGCGCCGGCTGGCTGCCGAGGAAGGCATCTTCGTCGGCATCTCAGCCGGGGCCACCGCCGCCACCGCCCTGCAGCTGGCGGAAACCGCGCCCGAAGGCAGCGTGCTGCTCGCAATGCTGCCGGATACCGGCGAGCGCTATTTCTCCAGTCCGCTGTTCGCCGACATCAACGAGGGCAGCGACGACGAGTGGCTGGCCAGTCTGGGCTGA
- a CDS encoding mannose-1-phosphate guanylyltransferase/mannose-6-phosphate isomerase, protein MAKLQPVLLSGGSGTRLWPLSREAYPKQFLPLAGDDTMLQATWLRVAAIADAAPIVVAGEDHRFLVAEQLRQIGAPTPAIVLEPLGRNTAPAIAAAALQALAGGDDPLLLVLPSDHVVRDGEAFRAAVRQAMPAAEAGALVTFGIVPDGPETGFGYIHAEAGEAGRSDGVRKVLRFVEKPDAATAQRYLDAGGYYWNSGMFLLRASRYLDELQRFRPDIVAAVRASFDAAARDGDFIRLDKAAFAACPSDSIDYAVMEKTDAACVLPVDIGWNDVGSWSALWAVSEQDAHGNAHHGDVVSIDSRNSYAYARRLVALVGVDDLVVVETDDAVLVARKDRVQQVKDVVAQLKAGQRSQAVLHREVHRPWGSYDSIDMADGFQVKRIKVKPGARLSLQSHERRAEHWVVVRGTARVTRDNDVFELFANQSAYIPIGAKHRLENPGSEMLELIEVQSGDYLGEDDIVRYEDVYGRS, encoded by the coding sequence ATGGCGAAGTTGCAGCCCGTGTTGTTGTCCGGCGGCTCCGGTACCCGCCTGTGGCCGCTGTCGCGCGAGGCCTATCCCAAGCAGTTCCTGCCGCTGGCGGGCGACGACACCATGCTGCAGGCCACCTGGCTGCGGGTAGCCGCGATCGCCGATGCCGCGCCGATCGTCGTGGCCGGCGAAGACCACCGCTTCCTGGTCGCCGAGCAGCTGCGCCAGATCGGTGCCCCCACTCCGGCGATCGTGCTGGAGCCGCTGGGCCGCAACACCGCGCCGGCGATCGCGGCGGCGGCGCTGCAGGCGCTGGCCGGGGGCGATGATCCGCTGCTGCTGGTGCTGCCTTCCGACCACGTGGTACGCGATGGTGAGGCTTTCCGTGCCGCCGTGCGGCAAGCGATGCCGGCGGCCGAGGCGGGTGCGCTGGTGACGTTCGGGATCGTGCCGGATGGGCCGGAGACCGGCTTTGGCTATATCCATGCCGAAGCGGGCGAAGCCGGCAGGAGCGATGGCGTGCGCAAGGTGCTGCGCTTCGTCGAGAAGCCCGATGCGGCCACCGCGCAGCGCTATCTGGATGCCGGCGGCTATTACTGGAACAGCGGCATGTTCCTGCTGCGGGCTTCGCGCTACCTCGATGAGTTGCAGCGCTTCCGTCCCGACATCGTCGCAGCGGTGCGTGCGTCGTTCGATGCCGCCGCCCGCGACGGCGATTTCATCCGCCTGGACAAAGCCGCGTTCGCCGCCTGTCCGTCGGACTCCATCGACTATGCGGTGATGGAGAAGACCGATGCCGCCTGTGTGCTGCCGGTGGACATCGGCTGGAACGATGTCGGTTCGTGGTCGGCGCTGTGGGCGGTGAGCGAGCAGGACGCCCACGGCAACGCGCACCACGGCGACGTGGTGTCCATCGACAGTCGCAACAGCTACGCGTACGCACGGCGGCTGGTGGCGCTGGTGGGCGTGGACGATCTGGTGGTGGTGGAAACCGACGATGCGGTGCTGGTGGCGCGCAAGGACCGGGTGCAGCAGGTCAAGGACGTGGTGGCGCAGCTAAAGGCCGGGCAGCGCTCGCAGGCCGTGCTGCACCGCGAGGTGCATCGCCCGTGGGGCAGCTACGACTCCATCGACATGGCCGACGGGTTCCAGGTCAAGCGGATCAAGGTCAAGCCGGGGGCGCGGCTGTCGCTGCAGTCCCACGAGCGCCGCGCCGAGCACTGGGTGGTGGTGCGCGGCACCGCGCGGGTGACCCGCGACAACGACGTGTTCGAGCTGTTCGCCAACCAGAGCGCGTACATTCCGATCGGCGCCAAGCATCGGTTGGAGAATCCCGGCAGCGAGATGCTGGAGCTGATCGAGGTGCAGTCCGGGGATTACCTGGGCGAGGACGATATCGTCCGCTATGAGGACGTGTACGGGCGGTCGTGA
- a CDS encoding phosphotransferase: protein MSSPATDDRAILRLHWARHALGNADAGLERASTDAGFRSYWRSVGVTPSRIVMDSPPDREDVRPWLSIRDLLEAAGVRVPQVLARDVDAGFLLLEDLGGPTVAQLINDANADTHMDAAITQLLRLQSLALPADFPVFGEALLQRDAGLFEDWFIRRHLGIELDCGDSERLELAQRRLMDNALAQPRVPTHRDYMPRNLMPVEAGPAVLDFQDLVLGPIAYDPVSLLRDAFLSWPEARVDAWLRRYHARAIEAGLPVPALETFLRDADWCGVQRHLKILGIFARLHHRDGKPHYIKDAQRFFVYLDAVVPRYHQLAPLRELLDNTIKPAFARVAA, encoded by the coding sequence ATGAGCAGCCCTGCAACCGACGATCGCGCCATCCTCCGCCTGCACTGGGCCCGCCACGCGCTGGGAAATGCCGATGCCGGGCTTGAGCGGGCCTCCACCGACGCCGGCTTCCGCAGCTACTGGCGCAGCGTGGGCGTCACCCCGTCACGGATCGTGATGGACTCGCCGCCGGACCGGGAAGACGTGCGCCCGTGGCTGAGCATCCGCGACCTGCTGGAAGCCGCCGGCGTGCGCGTGCCGCAGGTGCTGGCGCGCGACGTCGACGCCGGCTTCCTGCTGCTGGAAGACCTCGGCGGCCCGACCGTGGCGCAGCTGATCAACGACGCCAACGCCGATACGCACATGGACGCCGCGATCACCCAACTGCTGCGGCTGCAGTCGCTGGCGCTACCGGCGGATTTCCCGGTGTTCGGCGAGGCCCTGCTGCAACGCGATGCCGGACTGTTCGAGGACTGGTTCATCCGCCGCCACCTCGGCATCGAACTGGACTGCGGCGACAGCGAACGGCTGGAGCTGGCGCAGCGCCGCCTGATGGACAACGCGCTGGCGCAGCCACGCGTGCCCACCCATCGCGACTACATGCCGCGCAACCTGATGCCGGTCGAAGCCGGCCCGGCGGTGCTGGATTTCCAGGACCTGGTGCTGGGCCCGATCGCCTATGACCCGGTCAGCCTGCTGCGCGATGCTTTCCTGAGCTGGCCGGAAGCGCGCGTCGATGCCTGGCTGCGCCGCTACCACGCGCGCGCCATCGAAGCCGGTTTGCCGGTGCCGGCGCTGGAGACTTTTCTTCGCGACGCCGACTGGTGCGGCGTGCAGCGGCACCTCAAGATCCTCGGCATCTTCGCCCGCCTGCACCACCGCGACGGCAAGCCGCACTACATCAAAGACGCACAGCGCTTCTTCGTCTACCTCGACGCGGTGGTGCCGAGATACCACCAGCTCGCGCCGCTGCGCGAGCTGCTGGACAACACCATCAAGCCCGCGTTCGCGAGGGTCGCGGCATGA
- the murU gene encoding N-acetylmuramate alpha-1-phosphate uridylyltransferase MurU, with the protein MKALIFAAGLGERMRPLTDTTPKPLLRVGGKPLIEWHLEKLAALGIRDVVVNTSWLADQFPASLGDGARWGLRIHYVFEGDTPLETGGGMWNALPLLDRTPFLLVNGDVWTDFDFAGLPREPRGLAHLVMVDRPPQATHGDFALDADGCVRADGGHKLTYAGIGVYRPQLLDNWQAEIPKPAMANGKPKFPLAPLLRARMALGAITGEHHKGRWTDVGTPERLQGLDAALRG; encoded by the coding sequence ATGAAGGCGCTGATCTTTGCCGCCGGCCTCGGGGAGCGCATGCGCCCGCTCACCGACACCACGCCGAAGCCGCTGCTGCGAGTCGGCGGCAAGCCTCTGATCGAATGGCACCTGGAGAAGCTGGCGGCGCTGGGCATCCGCGACGTCGTCGTCAACACCTCGTGGCTGGCAGACCAGTTTCCCGCGTCGCTGGGCGACGGCGCGCGCTGGGGCCTGCGCATCCACTATGTCTTTGAAGGCGATACCCCGCTGGAAACCGGCGGCGGCATGTGGAACGCGCTGCCGCTGCTGGACCGGACCCCCTTCCTGCTGGTCAATGGCGATGTGTGGACGGACTTCGATTTCGCCGGCCTGCCGCGCGAACCGCGCGGGCTGGCGCATCTGGTGATGGTGGATCGGCCGCCGCAGGCGACCCACGGTGATTTCGCCCTCGACGCCGACGGCTGCGTGCGCGCCGATGGCGGACACAAGCTCACCTATGCCGGCATCGGCGTCTATCGCCCGCAGTTGCTGGACAACTGGCAGGCAGAAATTCCCAAGCCCGCCATGGCCAACGGCAAGCCGAAGTTCCCGCTGGCGCCGCTCCTGCGCGCGCGCATGGCCCTCGGCGCGATCACCGGCGAACACCACAAGGGGCGCTGGACCGACGTGGGCACGCCGGAGCGGTTGCAGGGATTGGACGCGGCGCTGCGCGGCTAG
- the hda gene encoding DnaA regulatory inactivator Hda encodes MAELVPQLPLALRAPPDQRLSRYVGASPGLVESLHALAVGSAAAGLYLHGAHATGKTHLLLATCAEAEAAGARAAYLTLRGLKGHVRAAVEGLERAALVAVDDVDAIAGGRDDEVALFDLHNRLHDAGRGVLYAADAAPDALPLVLPDLRSRLAQCARWALPVLDDAGRAELLRQRAAARGLDLDEAALDWLLRRCSRDLGSLTAIFERLDRASLAAQRRLTVPFLRQVLEADPG; translated from the coding sequence ATGGCCGAACTGGTGCCACAGCTGCCGCTGGCCCTGCGCGCGCCGCCCGACCAGCGGCTGTCGCGCTATGTCGGCGCGTCGCCCGGGCTGGTGGAGAGCCTGCATGCACTGGCGGTCGGCAGCGCCGCCGCCGGGCTCTACCTGCATGGCGCACACGCCACCGGCAAGACCCACCTGCTGCTGGCCACCTGCGCCGAGGCGGAGGCGGCAGGTGCCCGCGCCGCCTACCTCACCCTGCGCGGCCTGAAGGGCCACGTGCGCGCGGCGGTGGAGGGATTGGAGCGTGCGGCCCTGGTGGCGGTGGACGACGTCGACGCCATCGCCGGCGGCCGCGACGACGAGGTGGCGCTGTTCGACCTGCACAATCGCCTGCATGACGCCGGGCGCGGCGTCCTGTACGCCGCCGACGCGGCGCCGGACGCGCTGCCGCTGGTGTTGCCGGACCTGCGTTCGCGGCTGGCGCAATGCGCGCGCTGGGCGCTGCCGGTGCTGGACGATGCGGGCCGCGCCGAGCTGCTGCGCCAGCGTGCCGCTGCGCGCGGGCTGGATCTCGACGAGGCCGCGCTGGACTGGCTGCTGCGCCGCTGCAGCCGCGACCTTGGCAGCCTGACCGCGATCTTCGAACGTCTGGACCGCGCCTCGCTGGCCGCGCAGCGCCGATTGACCGTGCCGTTCCTGCGGCAGGTGCTGGAAGCGGATCCGGGCTAG
- a CDS encoding AI-2E family transporter: protein MHREDDLATIAAFYRRVQWAALALGVVWMVWLLAPILSPFVFAALLGWLGDPMVDRLQARRMQRNTAVVLVFSLMTLVLTIVAILLVPLLEQQLVTLVESLPNYRDWFVQTALPWIERRTGLQILSWLDPERLFQLIREHWQSAGGMAATVLGYVSRSGFALMGWLANIVLLPVLTFFFLRDWDLLVERVGALVPRDHYDTVRRLARESDEVLGGFLRGQLTVMLILGVLYAIGLWAVGLNLGILIGLIAGLLTFVPYLGPAAIVVFGGIAALVQYGDWQHLAGVGVVFALGQVIESYWLTPKLVGDRIGLHPMAVIFAVMAGGTLFGFLGMLLALPVAAVANVLLRYAQDRYRHSRLYAGDTPTILLQPGAAAVEAPADEREPPAI, encoded by the coding sequence ATGCATCGCGAAGACGACCTGGCCACGATCGCCGCGTTCTACCGGCGGGTGCAGTGGGCCGCGTTGGCGCTGGGCGTGGTGTGGATGGTCTGGCTGCTGGCGCCGATCCTGAGCCCGTTCGTGTTCGCCGCACTGTTGGGCTGGCTGGGCGACCCGATGGTCGACCGCCTGCAAGCCCGCCGCATGCAGCGCAATACCGCGGTGGTGCTGGTGTTCAGCTTGATGACCCTGGTGCTGACCATCGTCGCCATCCTGCTGGTGCCGCTGCTGGAGCAGCAGCTGGTGACCCTGGTCGAATCGCTGCCGAACTACCGCGACTGGTTCGTGCAGACCGCGCTGCCATGGATCGAGCGGCGCACTGGCCTGCAGATCCTGTCGTGGCTGGACCCCGAACGCCTGTTCCAGCTGATCCGGGAACACTGGCAGAGCGCCGGCGGGATGGCCGCGACGGTGCTGGGCTATGTCTCGCGCTCCGGCTTCGCGCTGATGGGCTGGCTGGCGAATATCGTGCTGCTGCCGGTACTCACCTTCTTCTTCCTGCGCGACTGGGACCTGCTGGTCGAACGCGTCGGTGCGCTGGTGCCGCGCGACCACTACGACACCGTACGCCGGCTGGCGCGTGAATCCGACGAGGTGCTGGGCGGCTTCCTGCGCGGCCAGCTCACGGTGATGCTGATTCTGGGCGTGCTGTACGCGATCGGCCTGTGGGCGGTTGGCCTCAACCTCGGCATCCTGATCGGCCTGATCGCCGGCCTGCTGACCTTCGTGCCCTACCTGGGGCCGGCGGCCATCGTGGTGTTCGGCGGCATCGCCGCACTGGTCCAGTACGGCGACTGGCAGCACCTGGCCGGCGTGGGCGTGGTGTTCGCGCTCGGCCAGGTCATCGAAAGCTACTGGCTGACCCCGAAGCTGGTCGGCGACAGGATCGGCCTGCACCCGATGGCGGTGATCTTCGCGGTGATGGCGGGTGGCACCCTGTTCGGCTTCCTCGGCATGCTGCTGGCGCTGCCGGTGGCGGCGGTGGCGAACGTGCTGCTGCGCTATGCGCAGGACCGCTATCGGCACAGCCGCCTGTATGCAGGCGACACCCCGACGATCCTGCTGCAGCCGGGCGCCGCAGCCGTCGAGGCGCCGGCGGACGAGCGCGAGCCGCCCGCGATCTGA
- a CDS encoding DUF2066 domain-containing protein: MRRCKGWLWAALLGAGLCLLPVGATLAQRTEGDRAQAQGAYQAEVVVRNQTDGEREKAFTRALAQVLGNVTGDDGAAQRPGVREELARAEDYVEGYDYRQDEGVSATGAPSFQTRLVVRFRQQDVDDLVAMLGLPSWPQPRPKPVLWLAIDDGSGPRLVGLGQVNAARSVLDAAKSRGYALGLPAGTAAEQAAVGAIWRGDTAAIASLSKRYSPPMQLIGKLQRSDGGWRADWTFVDAGKVLSSWQTSSVDARKAMAGGAEGAADALFRRYAKAGTAGPPGVYRVRVLGIDGADAYLRLAGYLDGLSIVRRITPAAAAPDALELDLELASGISGFARYVSRGGTLSPMPAGEAGTEAGIATFRLGAR; encoded by the coding sequence ATGCGACGGTGCAAGGGATGGCTCTGGGCGGCACTGCTGGGGGCCGGCCTGTGCCTGCTGCCGGTGGGCGCGACCCTGGCGCAGCGCACCGAGGGCGACCGCGCACAGGCGCAGGGCGCCTACCAGGCCGAAGTGGTGGTGCGTAACCAGACCGACGGTGAGCGCGAAAAAGCCTTCACCCGCGCGCTGGCACAGGTATTGGGCAACGTCACCGGCGACGACGGTGCCGCCCAGCGGCCTGGCGTGCGCGAAGAACTGGCCAGGGCGGAGGACTACGTCGAGGGCTACGACTACCGCCAGGACGAAGGCGTATCCGCCACCGGGGCGCCCAGCTTCCAGACCAGGCTCGTGGTGCGCTTCCGCCAGCAGGACGTGGATGACCTGGTGGCGATGCTGGGTCTGCCCAGCTGGCCGCAACCCAGACCCAAGCCGGTGCTGTGGCTGGCCATCGACGATGGCAGCGGACCCCGGCTGGTGGGGCTGGGACAGGTGAACGCCGCGCGTTCGGTGCTGGATGCGGCCAAGTCGCGCGGTTATGCGCTGGGCCTGCCGGCGGGAACTGCCGCCGAACAGGCCGCGGTGGGTGCGATCTGGCGCGGCGACACCGCCGCGATCGCCTCGCTGTCGAAGCGCTACAGCCCGCCGATGCAGCTGATCGGCAAGCTGCAACGCAGCGATGGCGGCTGGCGCGCGGACTGGACCTTCGTTGACGCCGGCAAGGTGCTGTCGAGCTGGCAGACCAGCAGCGTGGATGCGCGCAAGGCAATGGCCGGCGGTGCCGAGGGCGCGGCGGACGCGCTCTTCAGGCGCTATGCCAAGGCCGGTACGGCCGGGCCTCCGGGGGTCTACCGCGTGCGCGTGCTCGGCATCGATGGCGCCGACGCCTATCTGCGCCTGGCCGGGTACCTGGACGGCCTGTCCATCGTCAGGCGCATCACCCCGGCCGCCGCCGCGCCGGACGCACTGGAGCTGGACCTCGAGCTGGCCTCCGGCATCAGCGGGTTCGCCCGCTACGTCAGCCGCGGCGGCACGCTGTCACCGATGCCGGCCGGCGAAGCCGGGACGGAAGCAGGCATCGCCACATTCAGGCTGGGAGCACGTTGA